A section of the Pleuronectes platessa chromosome 7, fPlePla1.1, whole genome shotgun sequence genome encodes:
- the si:ch1073-390k14.1 gene encoding deoxyribodipyrimidine photo-lyase yields MPPSAAGAQDSKALVRQLLREVLVGREDPEGFFAMCVSILGQQETRTHFQSLIQPLSTANRSLHCCLTSIYLEYFSKTGDDDLEFALALSVLEMKDPQLSTCSEESTLQQLGAEAYQSSSVQLTSASQPQGSSSRTQRADAGGERKKKQSVQKGPRGVMGLPQTTQETELQKSTHVDKCNKGTPGTSQSTFVSKPYASFFKQEAVLKGDQMTEEGDSGNQSEKPKRSRNRRKRRDGGGQQVVGMPTSPSASPPVLLWFRRDLRLCDNPALLGSLENGAPVIPVFIWSPEEEEGPGITVAMGGACKYWLHQALSCFSSSLERIGSHLVFLKANGVGHGVGSSLRTLTELIKETGARTVLANALYEPWLKERDDSVVSALQKVGVQCRMFPSYCLRDPYSVSTEGVGLRGIGSVSHFMSCCKQNPDSALGVPLDPPASLPTPANWPQGVPLDALELALMPRRKDGTMIDWAVNIRKSWDFSEEGAHARLEAFLQDGVYRYEKESGRADAPNTSTLSPYLHFGQLSPRWLLWDAKGARCRPPKFQRKLAWRDLAYWQLTLFPDLPWESLRPPYKALRWSTDRGHLKAWQRGRTGYPLVDAAMRQLWLTGWMNNYMRHVVASFLIAYLHLSWQEGYRWFQDTLLDADVAIDAMMWQNGGMCGLDHWNFVMHPVDAAMTCDPYGSYIRKWCPELADLPDELIHKPWKCPASMLRRSGVIFGQTYPDRIVTDLEERRSQSLQDVAVVRREFVQYVDKRSGCDLVPLPPRLVSEALGLSDRNGGQLTEGKQFLLPVITRMEFKHQQEDPDADAASNPYNAVLKGYVSRKRDETIAFLNEKDFTASVLFEGVQRTERLESNHRRMEGLPQPPAPQGRARRT; encoded by the exons ATGCCTCCGTCAGCGGCTGGTGCACAGGACAGCAAAGCCTTGGTGAGACAGTTGTTGAGAGAAGTGCTGGTGGGTCGTGAGGATCCAGAGGGGTTCTTTGCgatgtgtgtgtccatcctGGGACAGCAGGAGACCCGCACACACTTCCAGTCCCTCATCCAGCCCCTGTCCACGGCCAACAGATCCCTGCACTGCTGCCTCACCTCCATCTACCTGGAATATTTCTCTAAG acaggagATGATGACCTGGAATTTGCACTTGCGCTGTCAGTACTGGAAATGAAAGATCCCCAGCTGTCAACCTGCAGTGAAGAATCCACACTTCAGCAGCTTGGAGCCGAAGCATATCAGAGCAGCTCTGTTCAACTGACCTCAGCATCGCAGCCTCAGGGAAGCAGCAGCCGCACCCAGCGAGCAGATGCAGGTggcgagagaaaaaaaaaacaatcagtgCAAAAGGGACCCCGGGGCGTGATGGGCCTACCGCAGACAACCCAAGAGACTGAGCTTCAGAAGAGCACACATGTTGACAAATGTAATAAAGGCACACCAGGGACAAGTCAAAGCACGTTTGTATCCAAACCATATGCCTCATTTTTCAAACAAGAGGCAGTTTTAAAAGGTGACCAAATGACGGAAGAAGGAGATTCAGGCAATCAATCGGAGAAACCAAAACGCTCTAGGAACAGGAGAAAGCGACGGGACGGGGGTGGCCAGCAGGTTGTAGGTATGCCCACCTCTCCATCAGCATCACCACCAGTACTGCTGTGGTTTAGGAGGGATTTGCGACTGTGTGACAATCCCGCTCTCCTTGGCTCATTGGAGAATGGGGCACCTGTCATCCCTGTTTTCATCTGGAGccctgaagaagaggagggaccAGGAATTACTGTGGCTATGGGGGGAGCTT GCAAATACTGGCTGCATCAAGCTTTGtcctgtttctcttcatctctggAGCGCATTGGCAGCCATCTTGTCTTCCTCAAGGCAAATGGAGTGGGCCATGGGGTGGGCTCTTCTCTGCGAACCCTTACGGAGCTGATAAAGGAGACTGGGGCGAGAACAGTGCTGGCTAATGCCCTGTATGAGCCCTGGCTGAAGGAGAGGGACGACTCGGTGGTGTCAGCTCTGCAGAAAGTTGGTGTTCAATGCAGGATGTTCCCCTCTTACTGCCTCAGAGACCCTTACTCTGTCAGCACGGAGGGTGTGGGACTCAGAG GAATAGGTTCAGTGTCTCACTTCATGAGCTGCTGTAAACAGAACCCGGACTCGGCCCTTGGGGTTCCCCTGGACCCTCCTGCATCTCTCCCCACACCTGCCAACTGGCCTCAGGGTGTTCCTTTGGATGCTCTGGAGTTGGCACTCATGCCTCGCAGGAAGGACGGCACTATG ATTGACTGGGCAGTTAACATTCGTAAGTCCTGGGATTTCAGTGAAGAAGGAGCACATGCTCGGCTAGAGGCCTTTCTTCAAGATG GTGTGTATAGGTATGAAAAAGAGTCAGGCAGGGCAGATGCTCCGAACACCAGCACTCTGTCTCCCTACCTTCACTTCGGTCAGCTCAGCCCACGCTGGCTGTTGTGGGATGCCAAAGGGGCTCGCTGTAGACCACCGAAGTTCCAAAGGAAGCTGGCCTGGAGAGATTTGGCCTATTGGCAGTTAACACTGTTTCCTGATCTCCCCTGGGAATCCCTCAGACCTCCATACAAG GCACTGCGGTGGAGCACTGATCGTGGCCACCTGAAGGCCTGGCAACGTGGTCGAACCGGCTACCCGCTGGTGGATGCAGCCATGAGGCAATTATGGCTGACAGGCTGGATGAACAACTACATGAGACATGTGGTGGCATCGTTCCTCATAGCTTATCTCCACCTCTCCTGGCAAGAAGGCTACCGTTGGTTCCAG GACACCCTATTGGATGCAGATGTTGCTATAGATGCCATGATGTGGCAGAATGGGGGCATGTGTGGTCTGGACCACTGGAACTTTGTCATGCACCCAGTAGATGCAGCAATGACATGTGACCCCTATGGCAGCTACATAAGGAAATGGTGTCCTGAACTTGCAGATCTGCCCGATGAGCTCATTCACAAACCCTGGAAGTGTCCTGCGTCTATGCTTCGACGTTCAG GTGTGATATTTGGTCAAACATATCCTGATCGAATAGTTACAGACCTAGAGGAGCGAAGGAGTCAGTCTCTGCAGGATGTTGCTGTGGTGCGGAGAGAGTTTGTGCAGTACGTGGACAAACGCTCAGGCTGTGACTTGGTGCCTCTGCCCCCTCGCCTCGTCTCGGAGGCCTTGGGCTTATCAGACAGAAATGGTGGTCAGCTGACAGAAGGGAAGCAGTTCCTGTTGCCCGTTATAACTCGCATGGAGTTTAAACACCAGCAAGAAGATCCGGATGCAGACGCCGCCTCAAATCCTTACAATGCTGTTCTCAAGGGGTATGTAAGCCGCAAAAGGGATGAGACCATTGCATTCCTCAATGAGAAAGACTTCACTGCCAGTGTGCTGTTCGAAGGAGTGCAGAGAACGGAGAGGCTGGAGAGCAACCATCGCAGAATGGAGGGACTCCCTCAGCCTCCTGCACCTCAGGGCAGAGCTAGACGGACTTAA